AGACGGAGATCGAAAAGGTAACAGATCGCGACTACAATGAGATTTAGATCTGAAATTCACATCGTAGACTCGTTTGACAAGATCTGAtaccatgtaatttgataaaataTGAACAGTACAAATGATTAAGCTaagtgatgaagaagatgaaCAACTGAAAGTAAAATTCCAATAATGAACATTGCAAAACTTACATGCTAAGCTAATCTCTCATTGTGTTTTTATAGAGGGTATATTGAAGGTGTGTATTGTGTGTTATATATTACTCTCTAACAAACTAATCTGTATATATTGGAATATGTGAGCTGACAACATAGCTGAGGTGACATTTTTATCTTTTAACTGAGATTAATCTCAATAAATATTAATAATAGCATTAGCCGTCATTCTATACAAGTTCTCACATAAATTGCAATCTTCCTCAAATTCATTATGTATCCGTTTGTTGTGACCATCCATTTCAAATTTTGTATCAAATGTTTTGTTGCATTAATGGATGTAGCAATGAAACTCAAACATCGCCATCATGTAAAATAAGAAAGTGCTAATTAAATCTTGTATCTCGGCAATAAAAACGCAGTGGATGAAAAAATATTACTTTTTTGTTAAACAAACCTTAACGAATAAAAATGGCTGCCTGAATTTTCTAAACTTATCTCGACCCAAGCCCAAATTTTAGATAACCTCGAGCTGAGCTTCGTCTAAAATCCCATTTTAGGCCTGACATGCTTTTATCCAGacatttttaatttatatatttaattcCAATTTATATTCCGCAGCTTAATTTATATTAAGTGGTATGGATTCGAAGTGAATAATATTTTGGAGTAGTATGGAAATCGAAGTAAGAGAGTGTAGTTTAGATTTcgaaataaataatattattttatattatattttactGTTTTTTATTTAATGACCTTAAACTTGAATGATTGTCATTTGTTGTACTAAATCATGTACGAACCAATATACCTTTTTATACTCTTAATGACATAATAGTTTTTAATGATATATGGCATGTAATTAAGACCCATGGGTTGTATCATGGGACACCCAATTTTTTTCAAATCAATTATTTGTCGAATATTTTTCGGATCAGATTATACAGATTCTCTTTGTGCATCTTAATTATTCAAGGAACACATTTTTAAGTTTTATTTATCATGAATGCTCTTTCATTACAGACTTGTAATATTGAATATGTTTCTTTTAAGTTGAATCTATTTTTTTATATATGCATATCCCAAGGCAACCATATTAAAAATGATAGTACCGGATGTATTCATTCGACATGTGACGTTGGTCAGTCTTGTAAAGCGCATCCCACATATTTCGCACTGATCCCAGTAGTGAACAATGTGACTGTTCATCGTGGTTATCCATTATCAACTCACTGCCAAATATTTTCCCGCAACCACGAGCATAACAATGATACTCAAGTCTTTTTGCCATCTtatattattcaaataatttaagaAATTGTAAAGATCACTGTGGAAAGAGACATGAGAGGTATATTTTACATAAACCCTAAACAGTAAAATATTATAAGAAGAAAAGAAGGTGTATACCCAAATATAATAAGGTGTATGCCCAAATATTAAATATTTGGCCTCACCTTAACAACCCTTGCACGATAATTTTAAGAAATGAGTCTCTTAAAACTATTCGCACCAATTGATTATATTATAACACtttttctatatttttgctaTCTTTCTTTTGTCCTGACCAAACATTACATCTTTACGTGGggctttttaaaaaaatacaagtctttttttttgcaaaaatattgtCATTTTTTATAGATTTCAGGATATAAAATAGAAATTAACAGGTCTCTACCATGCCCCAATGCTTGATATGCTAATAAATTTATGATAGTATATGAAGCCATTTGTCATTTATCATCATGTACTGGATTCATGTGTCAAATTTATTTGTAATGGTGTCATCATGTACTGGATTCATGTGTCATCATCATTTATAATggaacaaaatttcataattatgCAAACCAATGAGAAAAAGGACTTTAAAGTACACCGTTTTAAAATATAACACAATTTTACTAATATATCATCTTATGCAGATTGAAAATCGCACCATTCACAAGACTCCAAGAAAGTATTACAAAAAATATTCTCTGTATTTGCCATACACTCCCGTGTTATTGGTTACTTTGCTAAAATAAAAGATAGTAGTTCGTGCTTTATAAGACATCAATGTACTAGTTACAGAGTATCCTAAAATGACCTTAACAATTATGCACAACGTATTGTCTCTTGCCACCTTTTTTCGACTCTTCAGTGTGGATCAATTTTTTTTGTTACACAACTTTTGTTCAGTTCATCCTACACCTTATCTGTAAGTAAGATCCAATTTTTTTATTGTAGGTTTGTTACCTGTTAATTGGAAAACTGTATCTCTGAGATTTTTGACGGTTTGATTTGTTTGTCTCGGTAACCTCCGTGAGAACTCAATACAAATTATACTATCCCATTTGATTTTAATTTGTCAAACACTCATGTAAATGTACATTGTCGTGATCTCCATTCTCCAATTATTACAGTAGATTTCGATCAATAACCCTACCCGAATGGGGCCACCCCCGTCCCGTCTCTGTGGAGAATGGGTTAGTGATGGTGAACCCCGTTTATATTTACAGGGGTCATGTATGGTATTTGTATGATCCCGTAGGAAAAATCTGCCCTGAatgttatataatataatatttttatatagtgTAATTTTTACATAATATACCGCAAGttaaaaattaattaagtttCATATGTATTGTAATAAAATAATgtttcaaatatttttaattatctaCACATTTTTTAGGGTTATATAATATAtaacaaaatattttttttattgatttttaaaattaattattaaacaAGTGGGGGCACAGGTGCAAACTTAGTCTTGTCTCGTGAGGCGGGGATGAGAAAAAATAATTAATGACAACTATACATCTGCGTCGATCACATTAAAAAAATGACTAAATTATATCTTATACTCAAATAGATCGTCTAAcccatttctatttttaaaaaaaaaaattcgaTTGAGTTCAAACTCAAATTTAGATTATTAAGTCAAATTCAAATTTTAAGCTTAAATTTTTTGGATTCCAACCTTGTGATTTGTATTTATCACTTGGAACATATTTCCATCTTCGCAAAATTGATCATAAAAATATTATAGATTGAATTGATTTGTAGTGCAAATTATATCAACAATCTTTTAATCCGCAGCGTTGCAACTCCGACACTAACAAGAAATAAATATTCTCTCAATTTCACAAAAAACCCggcatttttttaaaatttaaagtCAAATTAAGTCAACTTTTACTAACAATTAAAAATTAATGTTATATATAAAACATTATGAAAAAAGTATCATTTGAAAGTATTTTAATCTACTATCATATTTAATtttagatttatgaaattataaaTTACTAAATTATAATTTATGGTCAAAATTTGACGTGTTTGACTTTTAAATTTCATATATGAACCATTTTTTAGTAATGGAGGGAGTAATAAACAAtacaaattaaaaataatattaataatttttttacaaacacagaaataaacaaataaaataataataaacgAGGCTGCTATACACCAAACCCAGAGTCACCTCTCTCTCCTCAATCGAAATTTACAGCTCTTCGAGATCGAATAAAacgatatatacatacaactcaTATAATTTTATTGTATCTATCGATTCTTCATCGGAGATCGTGCCAACACCGAGCTCGCATCTCTTAATTTATACATACATATTCATATACATCTATATATATCTGTAATTCATATCTATATTCTCCGCGTTTGTATCAATCTGATTGTATCGATCTTAATTTTATGTGTTTTTGAGTTGTTTTTTATGTTTTAAGTTTGAAGTTTATGTTAATTGATGAATTTGTGTTGGTGAGGAGGTGGTTGAGGATTTAAGGGCGTGTTTGGCTggttattaattgattttttgtATGAATTGTGTTGTTGATGGGAGAAAGGGGTCAGGGTTAGGGTTTGAGATGGAGCAAACTGAATTGGAGGAAGGAGAAGCTTGTTTTTATTCGAATAATCGCGTAGATTCATCTCTTGACCCTGATGTTGCTTTGTCGTATCTCGTAAGTGGTTTTCGATTACTTGATTGAGTTTAATTTAGTTTGATCTTACTGTTGTGATTGTTGTTTGGTTGAATTtgtgtttttaagctgtttttgtTTGTTGAGGTTTTCGAGTTGACTTGTTTTTTGTAGTGGAGATCAAAGTAGTTAGTTGCGGTGGTGCATTGTTTGGTAGCTTAAAAATGGTTTTATGTTAGTGAATCAACTTTGTAATGATAAATATCGTTTTTAGCTGAATAAGGAGATTTAATGGTAGCATGATTTGTTGCAGCAGAGAAAGTACTTTGTAACAGTTTATTACTGTTGAATCAGCGTCTGCAAAAAATGAACTATTATGTTGGAGAGTAAGCAAATTGTGCAATTGTTTTTGTTACGGCGGTCAGTCAGTTACTTGAGAATGGATACTCCCTTTTATTCTAATATGTGTGCTAAGGATCTTTGTGAACCGGCATATCATATGTGAACGAAAAGAAAAAATATCATGTTTTATACGAACTGCCTGACAAAAGTAAATGAAATATACTCTTTCATTttgatttataatttttttttatctcTCTTTTATCTTTTTATTGTTTCTGTGAATGTCTTTACAATGTACCAGCTCTAATGTGTATAGTTACTGTTATTTTTGAAGGATGAGAAACTTGAACATGTTTTGGGCCATTTTCAAAAAGATTTTGAAGGCGGAGTTTCTGCTGAGAACTTGGGTAAGTAATATGAGAATTGTTGTTGATCTTCTACTTGTATGAAAAAGAAGAGTTATGTATAACTAGTGATGTTGTAATACTTCATAACAATTAGAAGTCACACTGATGCAGCAATTTATTAAATCTCACAGGGTCAAAATTCGGTGGGTATGGATCATTTCTACCCACATACCAACGATCTCCTGTTTGGTCTCATCCAAAAACTCCACCAAATGTTCAAAATCACAATGCATCGAAATCTCCAACCTGTTTGCCTTTGGAGGTAGATGTTATTATTTGACCTATGGTTGTTATTGACTACATTTGTAAAGTAAGGTGGGAATCACAATAACTCTTGGTTGACATGATTTTGCATGAGAACTTAGAGTTATGTTGTCATACAGGGTGCTCATGGCAACTCTGTTTCGTCAAATGCATCTTTATCTGCTAGGCATGGATCAACTGCTCTAGGTATGGCAACATTGCCTGCAGTCAGGGCTTCATCTGTGGATGAATATGTGAAACGAGAAGCAACCATGCCACTCACCAGTGTTGAGAACAAGTCTGATAATCAATCAGATCAAAAAACCATTAAGGTTCGAATTAAGATGTGTTCTGATAATTCGTCAACTAAAAAAAATGCTGAAATATACAGTGGACTTGGCCTCGATGTTTCGCCTACTTCGTCATTTGAGGACAGCCCAACAGATGGTGAAATGGCTCGCGAGTCTAAAAATACCCCAGATGAATCTCCCACAAGTATTCTTGAGGTGAATTTTCTCATCTTATGTCTTCCCACGTCTCCATATCATTGAAGCATTAGCATTTCGGTTaatcctttttttttcttttcaatcCGGTGGTACAGGTTATGACATCATGTCCGCTCCACGGGAGCCTGATGTTATCACCACTCCACGATGATCTGATATGTATGACGGACAAGAACTTGCTTTTTCGAGAGGGTAGATCTGCGCCCATCAGGCATAGGGGTAGCCAAGAGGGTTCCGTTATATCTGTAAATGGTCCTCATTCTGCTAGTTCTGATAGAAAACTTGAAGGAATGAAGAAACCTAAATCATCTGACAAGAAGGCCTTCAGAATGGAGTTAAAAAATAATGTTAACAACAGTCAAAATAGTGCTAAGCTTCTTGTAAAGAAGGAAACAGACTGTGATGCCTCCGTTTGTGACGAATTAGTTTCTAATGCTTTGACGTTCCCACTTTTGTCAAATTCACATTGTAATGTTGCTGATTCAACAGAAGGCACTGCGAGGGCTGATGATATATCTAGAGTGGTTAGTAAAGGTGGGGTGAAGGAGGAATCCTTTTGCGATTTAGCAATCAATAAATTACAGGAACCGGGGGTAATACATGAAAATGGTGTTTTTGGGAAGCCTGTCTCAGGTGCAAAGGTTTCGGAGTTTAAAAAAACTAATTTATATGATGATGAGCCTAGATATCCAGAGGGAGGAGGAAATTTTAAAGGCGAAAGGATTGATGACTCATTGAAAGTTGACCCAAATATGCCCAGGATGAGAAAAGGTTTAAATCCTGAGCTCTTGGATCATGCAAGACAAACAAGTGGCCAGAAATCTTTATCATCTGTTGATGATGAGATGAAAGTTTCTTCTGGAAAGGAGAACTCATCGTCTGGTAGCAAAAGGAAATCAAAGGGAAGTCATAGCCGTGGTGCAGAAATCACCAGAGAGGTGCACAATGCCAGCACAAACACTGATgtttttgtttccaaaagaagGAAGAATGCTAATCTTAATGCTATGCCCACTAGCGAACTGGAAGATAGTAAACAAGATACTGGAAAGGCCAAGGATAGATACAAAGATTTCTTTGGAGACCTAGAGATGGGAGATAATGATATGGATGGAGACATGCCTTCTATTGGTAAGTCGACTACTTGTCCAGTGATTGAGAAAGGCAATGTTAAATCCAGTAGTGTCTTAAAAGATCAAGCAAGTACTAAGAAAACCGATCAACCATCTACAGCAGAGGCACACACAAGAGCTTCTTCAAGTCTTGTTCCTCCCACTGGAAATAGGCTCAGTTCGGATGAAGCTGCACCATTCGTACCTTTTGTCAAAGAAGATTGGGTCGGTTGTGACAAATGCCAAAAATGGCGGCTTCTTCCTGCTGGTAAAAATCCTCAGTCTCTCCCTAAGATCTGGCTGTGCAACATGCTCGACTGGTTGTAAGTTTTCTTTCCTTCAGACAGTTATGTTGATtgtaatctctctctctctctctctctcacacacacacacacacaaatacaCACCTTAGAATTCAGAATTTGTTCATCAAAAATATGATGTAGACAGTGAAAAGTAGTTCTTATTGTCTGTTGCTCTCTCACTCTTAATTTCTAATGGGAAAGTTCTTTTGGAATTATTGTAGGGATGGAATGAATCGTTGCAGTTTTAGTGAGGAGGAGACATCAAAGGCTGTACGCGCCCTTAACCAAACTCTTGCTCCTGTTCACGAGGGCCAAAGTAGTCAGAACAGATATTCTGGTGTGGCATTGTCAGGAGTTGATGCACTGCATGTTGACCAAAGTCTCCAAGACATAGGTGGAAAGAAAAAACATGGTTTTAGGGATGTTTTGAATGCTTCCAGCCAGAATGGCTCCTCTCCACATTCAAGCTCGAAAAAGAAGATCCCTCAGGCATCATATAAAAATCAAAGCTTTAATGTTGAGAACTGTTCCCCTAGTCTGCATGAAGTTGATTTCCAGCTTTCTGGCCAGTCTAGTGACTTAGTTGGGCAGAAACAGAGACATAAGAGGAAAGACAAGAGCAATCCACTTACTATTCCTGGGGAAGGTAGTAAATGGAGTGGCTCTGCAGCACCCCTTTTAGACTATTTTATCTTGCAATTTTAATTTAAATGTTTCTTCATACAATTTGTCTACAGGTGAAACCAAGAGCTTGAAGATAAGAAACAAAAGAGAGAACCATCAAGAATTTTCCAATGCCTCTAAGAAGCTCAAGGCAAGCAGTGTCCATTCCGAGGAAGAGTGGAAGTCAGACAATGGAGGTGCTGCCTTGAAAGTGGGCCACAGCTCAAGTATTGGTTTGTCAACAAAGAAGACTGGAAAGCATCGGCACAAATATGATGATCATCCTAAGGACTCAAAGCGAAACATGCAGGTTTCTGTTAGAGATTCTGAAGACCAGACTCAGTTTCCCTCTGATGCCAGGTTGCTTCATATGGAATATATTGACGGAGATGTAAAGAAAAGGAAGAAGATACACGAATATCAGGAGAGTCAGCTGTATACCACATCTCATGGTACTGAAGGACATCGCCCTGAAAACCAGAGGGATTTTATGGAAGAAACTAGTGAAAGCAATCACCGCGAGGATAAGAAAGCAAGAGTGTCCAAGTCCGGGGGAAAAGAAAGGTCCATGAGGAACGGGAGTGGTGGAATTGACAAAAAAGGCAGGAGTCTGAAAGACCAGCAAGCAGGGGTAGATTTTGAAAATGGTCTGTTCGACATGAACATGGATGCTATTGATTTAGTTAAAAAGGACGTCAGATTTGCACAGCTATCTGTTGCTGCTACTTCAAGCTCTTCAAAGGTTTCTGGGTCTCGTAAAAGCAAAGCCAATTTACAAGAGGTGAAAGGTTCCCCTGTGGAATCAGTTTCGTCATCTCCCCTAAGAGTGTGCAATCAAGATAACTTTACATCAATAAGAAGAGACCTTAAAAGTATAAGCGACTCTAAAGAAGTAATTATACCAACAAGTAGTCCAAGAAAATGCTTGGATGGTGAAGATGGCGCGGGGGGTGATCATTCGAGGATGTTACAGAAGAATTTAACCATCACCGTCATAAATCGTGGTTCCTTGGGGTCCTCTAAGCTTGATTTTCAGGACAGGAGTCAATCTCAAATATCTGGGACAAAAGCTGCAGCAAAGACTGTATCTTCTTCACAGTTTGCAGCTCACCATGTTACCGATACCTTACAATCCAATCAACATCCTTTGATTTCAGAAAACTGCCCAAATGATGAAATTCGGAAGATGAATGAGCATCACAATGATGGGTCTCGTCGTAAATCTGGAAAGGGGTCTTCTTCAAGATCTAAAGACAATAGTCGTGGCACCAGATCCGAGTCTGTGAAGGGAAATCTCAAGGCACCCGATTCCAATGGATATGTAGATCATTCCTCTCATGATGAAAAATTGAAAGCAAGAAGTAAATTGCAGGATAAAATTCCTATAAATTCCGAAAAAATTGAAAAGAATATTTTTTCTAAGAATGATCCTGCTGCAAATGCATCAACTGAAAGTGGTAAGCGAGAGACCCAGTCTAAGTGGGCTCCATTTGACAGTTCAGATAAAAGGAAAGTTGTTTCTGATCTCGACTCGAAACAGAACCTTCCCGTGGATGGGAATACTGACACATCTTCGAAGAGGGTTCCTTCTGACAAAACACCACGGGTTGATGTTGCAGGAAAAGAAAAGTCACATTCATTACCTCCATCAGGAAGAGGTCAACATGAGATGACACGATGGCCCCAACCAATTAATGGAATTCAAAAAGACAATGGTGTAAATTTATCAACAGCCAGTACCAGTGAATGTGATGATGCATTACAGGCTGCAGCACAGATCAAGAAATCAGAGAATCAGAAGGGGAATGGCAATCAGCCTATTAATACCAAACATCCAGTAAATGGTCACAAGGGTCGGGAAATTGATGCCCCAAGTCCTATTCGAAGAGATACATCAAGTCAGGCTGCTAACAACGCTGTTAAAGAAGCAACAGATCTTAAACACCTGGCTGACCGTCTCAAGGTTTCTAAACTGTTTTTCTTCTAaacatgtgtgtgtgtgtgtgtgttattggCTGTGTATCCTGACTCCTTGTACAACTGGGATGTGTTCTACAGAACTCCGGATCAACTCTCGAAGGTACCGGTCTTTATTTCCAAGCAGCTCTCAAGTTTCTGTATGGAGCCTCTTTATTAGAATCTTCCAACAGTGAAAATGCCAAGCATGGCGAGATGGTTCAGTCGATGCAAGTGTATAGTAGTACGGCTAAACTTTGCGCGTAAGTAATATCAATATCTAGGCCTGCTCCCTTGTGTGCCTGTTTTATTAAAAACAGGAGTGAGAGATTAAGTATCAAATAACCGGTGTTATTGTATCGTAAGTATGTACATGATTAATGGAATACCCTTCCACAGCTTAAATGCCACGGGTACTTGTTTATGATCACTCTACAAATCCAATCTACTTACGAGAAGTTTCTCTTTTTCTTTATCTTTAAATCTTGTTTATTTTTATAGGAGGGTACTTAAGCATTATAATCTATTAATTGATCATGAATCATATGGCCGTGATTTTTGTGAATATTCGTTATATATTTCAATGTTCTACTGGTTTATTGACTTGCATATACTGTGTTAAAGATGAACATGATTAATGACATTTGCAAGATGATGTTCCATGTACTGTAGCAACTAGCAAGCTTAGCCAACAAGTTTCAGATGTCTATAAATTTTAATAGATGCAGTTGGAGTGATAATGATATATACATGCAAGTTCTCTGCTCCTTTCTACTCCACTCTACTGATTGATCCCTTATTATGATTATGGTTTCTCATTATGTTATTTGCTAGTAACTTTTTCTGTGAACCTCTAGGGCATGTGTAATTTATGTTCTTAGCCTTTTGCTATCTGTTTTAGGTATGTTGCCCATGAGTATGAGAAATCTAAAGACATGGCCTCTGCTGCTCTGGCCTTTAAATGTGTAGAGGTGGCATACCTAAGAGTAATTAATTCTTCACATTCTAGTGCAAGCAAAGATCGGAATGAGTTGCAAAGCGCCCTGCAAATAGTTCCTCCAGGTATATGTATAAAAGAGTACATAAATGCCTTACACATGCAGTCTCTATAGTTTTTGTGCTAGAGCTAGCTAGAACAGGACCCAATAAAATTGGGCTCGACAAAAAAACAAGCAATTTGAACTCAATAACCAAGAACTAGGCTTTTCTCATAAATTTTCAAATATTGGATGCAAATCTGTGGTATTCTCTATGATGCCATAGTTAATATTTAGATTTTGGTTTtaccctacttatcaaccacctCATGGCTAGATGTTGGTCATTGTTTTCGAGTCATCTCATTTATTTTTACCATCTTATCTCTAAGTTTATGACATGTTAAATTAAGTTTCTGCTGGTGTAAATTGGATACAAGACTTTTGGTGATTGTGTAAACTGATCTTGCATAGTTTGTTGTCTATAACATGGTAAAAATAAGGTTTCACTGGTGCTAATGCGATACAAATATGTTATAAGTTAATGGGCTTGAACTGATCTCACATGTTTTTATATTTACCATTTTTAGGAGAATCTCCTTCTTCATCTGCTTCAGACGTGGATAACTTAAACAACCCAGCAACCATAGACAAAGCTGCCTTGAACAAGGGTGCTAATTCTCCTCAAGTTGCTGGAAATCATGTCATACCTTCTCGAAACCGACCAAATTTTTTGCGGCTGCTTAACTTCGTAAGTATATGCTGCAATTTGTCTTTTGAATTTTAATGCAGGAAATCAACCATAAAAGCGAACAGGTGGACTGTTAATTGTGTTGCTGTCTATAAATATTAGATTTTTTTTTTGCTATTTATCCATTAATAATTTTGCATTCTGAACATAATGAGTTTGTAGAACTGGAGGTAAGTGATAGAGATAAGGTTTAGTTGTAGGAGAGATGAGGTCAATATCACTGTCTCATAATTTGTGGAAGTCATAGAAAAAGGTTTTTTTTTCTCTTTGCACCTAAGATGAAAGATCTCAGACTTAAGTCAGCAAATTTGGAGTAAAAGATAATGTCGATTTGACTGAGCGAGGAGGTCAAAAGAGTACATTAAAAGGATGTTCACTTGATCTTTAATCAACTCCCTTTATACAAGAAAGGAAAAGAACTAGCACATACTTCATACCTGCATAGTGCCATTCTCTTTATTCATGTGGTTTGTGTATATGTCGGGTCAGATTGTTTTGGGTGTAAATATAAAGCTCTTACTGCTTGTTATCACATTCTCTTTTTAATGGCGAGTGGATTTATATTTCTTTAGATCTATGTACGTATAATCTTTATTTAGCATCTGCCACATTATTATTATGTCTATTACTGGCACATTAATATAAGAATGTTTGCAGGCACAAGACATTAATTTTGCAATGGAAGCCTCTAAAAAGTCACGAATTGCTTTCGTAGCTGCTAATTCAAGGGAGGAGACCAAGTATCGGGAGGGTTTGTCATCTGTT
This sequence is a window from Apium graveolens cultivar Ventura chromosome 9, ASM990537v1, whole genome shotgun sequence. Protein-coding genes within it:
- the LOC141682959 gene encoding cysteine-tryptophan domain-containing zinc finger protein 3-like isoform X1; protein product: MNCVVDGRKGSGLGFEMEQTELEEGEACFYSNNRVDSSLDPDVALSYLDEKLEHVLGHFQKDFEGGVSAENLGSKFGGYGSFLPTYQRSPVWSHPKTPPNVQNHNASKSPTCLPLEGAHGNSVSSNASLSARHGSTALGMATLPAVRASSVDEYVKREATMPLTSVENKSDNQSDQKTIKVRIKMCSDNSSTKKNAEIYSGLGLDVSPTSSFEDSPTDGEMARESKNTPDESPTSILEVMTSCPLHGSLMLSPLHDDLICMTDKNLLFREGRSAPIRHRGSQEGSVISVNGPHSASSDRKLEGMKKPKSSDKKAFRMELKNNVNNSQNSAKLLVKKETDCDASVCDELVSNALTFPLLSNSHCNVADSTEGTARADDISRVVSKGGVKEESFCDLAINKLQEPGVIHENGVFGKPVSGAKVSEFKKTNLYDDEPRYPEGGGNFKGERIDDSLKVDPNMPRMRKGLNPELLDHARQTSGQKSLSSVDDEMKVSSGKENSSSGSKRKSKGSHSRGAEITREVHNASTNTDVFVSKRRKNANLNAMPTSELEDSKQDTGKAKDRYKDFFGDLEMGDNDMDGDMPSIGKSTTCPVIEKGNVKSSSVLKDQASTKKTDQPSTAEAHTRASSSLVPPTGNRLSSDEAAPFVPFVKEDWVGCDKCQKWRLLPAGKNPQSLPKIWLCNMLDWLDGMNRCSFSEEETSKAVRALNQTLAPVHEGQSSQNRYSGVALSGVDALHVDQSLQDIGGKKKHGFRDVLNASSQNGSSPHSSSKKKIPQASYKNQSFNVENCSPSLHEVDFQLSGQSSDLVGQKQRHKRKDKSNPLTIPGEGETKSLKIRNKRENHQEFSNASKKLKASSVHSEEEWKSDNGGAALKVGHSSSIGLSTKKTGKHRHKYDDHPKDSKRNMQVSVRDSEDQTQFPSDARLLHMEYIDGDVKKRKKIHEYQESQLYTTSHGTEGHRPENQRDFMEETSESNHREDKKARVSKSGGKERSMRNGSGGIDKKGRSLKDQQAGVDFENGLFDMNMDAIDLVKKDVRFAQLSVAATSSSSKVSGSRKSKANLQEVKGSPVESVSSSPLRVCNQDNFTSIRRDLKSISDSKEVIIPTSSPRKCLDGEDGAGGDHSRMLQKNLTITVINRGSLGSSKLDFQDRSQSQISGTKAAAKTVSSSQFAAHHVTDTLQSNQHPLISENCPNDEIRKMNEHHNDGSRRKSGKGSSSRSKDNSRGTRSESVKGNLKAPDSNGYVDHSSHDEKLKARSKLQDKIPINSEKIEKNIFSKNDPAANASTESGKRETQSKWAPFDSSDKRKVVSDLDSKQNLPVDGNTDTSSKRVPSDKTPRVDVAGKEKSHSLPPSGRGQHEMTRWPQPINGIQKDNGVNLSTASTSECDDALQAAAQIKKSENQKGNGNQPINTKHPVNGHKGREIDAPSPIRRDTSSQAANNAVKEATDLKHLADRLKNSGSTLEGTGLYFQAALKFLYGASLLESSNSENAKHGEMVQSMQVYSSTAKLCAYVAHEYEKSKDMASAALAFKCVEVAYLRVINSSHSSASKDRNELQSALQIVPPGESPSSSASDVDNLNNPATIDKAALNKGANSPQVAGNHVIPSRNRPNFLRLLNFAQDINFAMEASKKSRIAFVAANSREETKYREGLSSVKKALDFNFQDVEGFLRLVRLAMEAISR
- the LOC141682959 gene encoding cysteine-tryptophan domain-containing zinc finger protein 3-like isoform X2, whose amino-acid sequence is MNCVVDGRKGSGLGFEMEQTELEEGEACFYSNNRVDSSLDPDVALSYLDEKLEHVLGHFQKDFEGGVSAENLGSKFGGYGSFLPTYQRSPVWSHPKTPPNVQNHNASKSPTCLPLEGAHGNSVSSNASLSARHGSTALGMATLPAVRASSVDEYVKREATMPLTSVENKSDNQSDQKTIKVRIKMCSDNSSTKKNAEIYSGLGLDVSPTSSFEDSPTDGEMARESKNTPDESPTSILEVMTSCPLHGSLMLSPLHDDLICMTDKNLLFREGRSAPIRHRGSQEGSVISVNGPHSASSDRKLEGMKKPKSSDKKAFRMELKNNVNNSQNSAKLLVKKETDCDASVCDELVSNALTFPLLSNSHCNVADSTEGTARADDISRVVSKGGVKEESFCDLAINKLQEPGVIHENGVFGKPVSGAKVSEFKKTNLYDDEPRYPEGGGNFKGERIDDSLKVDPNMPRMRKGLNPELLDHARQTSGQKSLSSVDDEMKVSSGKENSSSGSKRKSKGSHSRGAEITREVHNASTNTDVFVSKRRKNANLNAMPTSELEDSKQDTGKAKDRYKDFFGDLEMGDNDMDGDMPSIAEAHTRASSSLVPPTGNRLSSDEAAPFVPFVKEDWVGCDKCQKWRLLPAGKNPQSLPKIWLCNMLDWLDGMNRCSFSEEETSKAVRALNQTLAPVHEGQSSQNRYSGVALSGVDALHVDQSLQDIGGKKKHGFRDVLNASSQNGSSPHSSSKKKIPQASYKNQSFNVENCSPSLHEVDFQLSGQSSDLVGQKQRHKRKDKSNPLTIPGEGETKSLKIRNKRENHQEFSNASKKLKASSVHSEEEWKSDNGGAALKVGHSSSIGLSTKKTGKHRHKYDDHPKDSKRNMQVSVRDSEDQTQFPSDARLLHMEYIDGDVKKRKKIHEYQESQLYTTSHGTEGHRPENQRDFMEETSESNHREDKKARVSKSGGKERSMRNGSGGIDKKGRSLKDQQAGVDFENGLFDMNMDAIDLVKKDVRFAQLSVAATSSSSKVSGSRKSKANLQEVKGSPVESVSSSPLRVCNQDNFTSIRRDLKSISDSKEVIIPTSSPRKCLDGEDGAGGDHSRMLQKNLTITVINRGSLGSSKLDFQDRSQSQISGTKAAAKTVSSSQFAAHHVTDTLQSNQHPLISENCPNDEIRKMNEHHNDGSRRKSGKGSSSRSKDNSRGTRSESVKGNLKAPDSNGYVDHSSHDEKLKARSKLQDKIPINSEKIEKNIFSKNDPAANASTESGKRETQSKWAPFDSSDKRKVVSDLDSKQNLPVDGNTDTSSKRVPSDKTPRVDVAGKEKSHSLPPSGRGQHEMTRWPQPINGIQKDNGVNLSTASTSECDDALQAAAQIKKSENQKGNGNQPINTKHPVNGHKGREIDAPSPIRRDTSSQAANNAVKEATDLKHLADRLKNSGSTLEGTGLYFQAALKFLYGASLLESSNSENAKHGEMVQSMQVYSSTAKLCAYVAHEYEKSKDMASAALAFKCVEVAYLRVINSSHSSASKDRNELQSALQIVPPGESPSSSASDVDNLNNPATIDKAALNKGANSPQVAGNHVIPSRNRPNFLRLLNFAQDINFAMEASKKSRIAFVAANSREETKYREGLSSVKKALDFNFQDVEGFLRLVRLAMEAISR